The genome window ATCATATCATAATCACCTATTTTTGTCAATAAAAAATATGTTGACAAAATTCATTTATTAGAATATAATTTTTAAACTATGAGTGTATTAGTTGTAGGAACTTTAGCCTTAGATTCAGTAAAAACACCTTTTGGCGAAGTAAAGAATGCCCTTGGAGGCTCAGCGGTATATTTTTCATTAGCCGCAAGTATTTTCACTCAAGTGAAATTAGTCGGGGTTGTTGGAATGGATTTCCCGGATG of bacterium contains these proteins:
- a CDS encoding sugar kinase, yielding MSVLVVGTLALDSVKTPFGEVKNALGGSAVYFSLAASIFTQVKLVGVVGMDFPD